AAACTAAACCGGGCTTTCACTTCCTTAAACCGGGATCCGATTACCGGGTACCGACAAACCGAGCAAACTTGGTTTCCATGACGGTTTCTATCGTTTGCCTCCAGTTTAAGGATCGTAGACATTATACCAAATCCCCAATCTGGATCGTCGAACATGGCTAAAAACTGATTAAATGTCACTGTCACTGAGgattcagcttcttcttctccgtgAACTTCTAACATTTCACTCATTCCATGTGATGGAATGTAAATAGCTCTCAACAGTTTAATGTATTTGACTGCATCCGTTTTTGTAATCTGAGAGCTTCCTTCGTTTACAGGTCTCCAAAGAAGCGCATCAAAAGCAactcttttccttttgtcGGAATGTCCACCGCATAAAGGAGCAATCACAGCGTAAAACATACCCATATCAACTCTTCCCGaccctgaatcatcgagaaGCGCGAGGATTTTCTCGTTTATAGCCTTGATGGCTCCTTGAAAAGTGTCAGGTTTCAAGGAGCTGAGCAGACGCCGTAGAATCTCCTCTAAATTAGGTTTCCGAATAGATTTCGTCGGTCCACCACTACCGGAATACGATACAGGAACATCATTGTCTCTCATCTCCTTTCGTACAGCCTCCACATCGCATTTCCCAAGCCTTGTAACCCTCTGAAAGGCTCTAATTTGAAGGGCTGTGGCTAAATCCGGCCTCAAAGTCGTCTTCTCACCCACAGTCTTGAACTTGGAAGGTTCCACGACGATGAACGGACCTTCTCCACCATTACCATTTCCATTGTTTTTACCctttttcttctgcaaatgTTTCAAATGAGATATTGCATCATGCAATTCAACCCGGTTTGTCAGTTTGAGTGCTTCCTTAAGCGCTCGTTTAGCTTCTTCGGTCTCTCCAGCACCTAACAAAGAAACCGCCTTGTTAAGCTGAGCACGCCAATGGTTAGGCCATACCGTTAAGACCCTAGTGTACATCTCCGAAGCTCTCTGAAACCTACCTAAATCCATGTAAAGCCCACCAAGATTATACAGAGCATCAACATGGCCAGGTTTCAAGTCTATAGCTCTCTGGAAAACCTCGATAGCTCTCTCATCTTCACCCATTGAATGCAAAGACGAAGCTAAATCACAATGAGCATCTGCGTAATCCGGTTTCAAGTATATAGCTTCCTCTAAGGCCTTAACCGCTGCTCTATACTCTCCTACACCGAACAACGCACTACCTAGAAGCTTCAAGGCTCTAAAATGCGTAGGACATAGAATCGCAGCTTCTCTATAATACTCACAAGCACTCAAAACCATACCTTCGCCTTCAAGCGCGATACCGAGATTGACATAAATCTGAGGAAGCAAATAAGCCCATTGGTTCCCGCCCGACTCAGCAGCTTCCAACGCCAACAAAAACTCATCTTTCGACTCTTTGCATTTCCCCAAAACGTAAAGACAGTTCCCAGCTTTGAAATGAGGTCTCACATCAGTCGGTTGCAATTCACAAGCTCTCTTGAAGCTAACAAGAGCTTCTTTAAACAACTGATGCTCATATAAAACCCTACCAATAGCCATATGTCCatcaaaagcttcttctctagACCTAGCTCCATCAGCTTTACTTCTCAAAACACCTAATTCCTTCACAAACACTCCATAATCATGACTCGATTCTTCCCAATAGATTCTCTTCTCAGAGATCTCAGAAGACGGACCTAACTCTCTAGACCATCCAGCATCAGAAAACGCATCAacattgttattgttattatcAGCTTTCAATTTTCCATCTTTCTCCTGTTTCGACTTCAATCTCTTCACCAGAATCTCCAAATCATCAACTAACTTCCACGTCTCGTCAAAAACGATTCCGTGATTCGGCGAAACAGCCCAAGCAGctgttctctgtttcttctgcGCTTCAACAGCTCTCTCATCAGTaatcgaagaagacgaagccGCCTCAGACCCTTTAATCGTCGTCTCATCAGCGTTTAACTCAAGCCCCAATGCGTCGAAATCTCTGTCAACATCTCCGGCACCGTCGTCGTAAGTACGTAGGAGACCGTCGTAGGTCAAACCCTTGTTTGGATCGATGAATTCAGCGTAAGTTCGAAAAACTTCATCGAGAATGGCGTTGATCTGCTCGTCACTGAATTTAACCCTAGGGTTAACAGCTACGACAAGAGCCGCCATCTCTTCACGGTTAAGCCCACCATCATGATTCCCGTCGAATTGCTGGAAAATTCTCTTAACTTTCTCCGATCTGCTTCCTCTAGTCGCCATTTTTTCAggaaagtttcaaacttttttaggtttgagaaacagaacagaggATTGAAGATAAGGATTCAGGATAAGGAAACAACGACGCCAATAAATTAGAGAGACCCAGAAAAGGGAATCaaatgaaggaaaaagagaacaGAGATTGATCAAATTCAGCGCTTAGTAGCGAGAATCTCGACATTGGATCCTCTGATCTGTAAAGTTTCTTCTATACTGTTTCTTTAAggaagaacagaaaaaaaacagcaaCCAAAGTCTCttaatagtattattattattatcatcagACAACGGTCCATACACAAAAGGACTCcaagctgttttttttttgtctgtgtgTCTTTGTATCAAAGCAGATAGTGGACACTACTGTCAGGGTGTGGTGTGTGCCTGTGTGGGCTTATTCTCTCCTTTAtaacacattttcttttttcatttttcttttttcttatctatTTTGATTTACATTTTGGGACATACTATAACCTTTGTTTGGTTGATTTATAACCACGATCCAGCTCAAAGTCCAATACCTATATGATTTGCTAAAAAGAATGTTTAAGAGTAAAGTTGTGTGAATGATATGAGCCTAATCTTTGGAAACAAGTGATTGTTATCAAAGTCCCATATTTAGCTTATCAAAGCACCttaaagaaaatgtatttagTAGACCtatgaagcttttttttttttggcaaacgATATGTATTATAGCAAATGAACACAACAAAGCTCTGTTTCATGGAACAGAGTATGTAAGTCTGATGAAGTTTCAgaacgagaaaaaaaaagacagtcTCAAGACCgtttaacttttcttttttttttgacaatgatTGATTTACTTAAGAGTTAACGAACTCCTATAACTGATAAACCAAACTTGACGGCATTTCACTAGAACTTAacggagaagatgaaaaccaTGTTTTACTGATAACTAATTCTTGCCAAGCAATTATCAGTTGGTCTGGTATGAGGCAGATACATCACTGGACATTCGGGGTTGCTCCGTTTCACCCTGCCAATATGAATCTCAATGAATATGTCAACATAACacagaaatattttgatttaaagattcaaactttgtaAGTCTTACTGATATTTGAGGAggaaatgatgaagaaaaattgaaatctcGAGCTTAGCCAGATCATTTCCCGGGCATAGATGGCTTCCAGCACCAAAAGGAAGGAACGCACCAGCTTTTGGTACGAAACCattctgaaaattttctccaaacattcaaaatgAATTCAGATTTCTATGGTTCGAACAATGTAAGATGATATAACACTTAACTTACATCCCATCTAGCAGGATCAAATTTTCTTGGATCTGGAAAGACTTCAGGGTCGATGTGGACATCCCTAAACCATGTCAAAACCTTCCAACCTTTTGGGATCAAATAGCCTGCAAGATTTATCAAATCATGCTAAATATTTAGGTGCACTTTAAGAAGGTGTTTTGTATTTCATATAAGTCATGTGTTTACATGTATACTAACCATTCATTTCAACGTCAGTCTTTGCCTCTCGAAAAGCAGTGAGTGAGAATGTTATGACTCGAAGTGTCTCATCGACAACCTAGTGAAGAAACACCTCTTTcaaaatcaccaaaaacaaatcgcATACAAAATCTCTGTTGCGCTATACTCATAGGTGACCAGAATCTAACCTGCGataagaattccattttccggGTTTCTTTTAGAGATAGACCTTTTTGACCTTCAGGCCTACTTTTCAGGATCATTTCTTGTTCAGCCTATTGTACCATCATATGCAAAACACAAGAAAGTATAAGATGATGATAAGGAAATGAAatcgtttttttctctccaCTTACCTTTGCTCTTTGTAGAACCTCAGGGTGTTCTTGTAGAAAAACGGTAGCCCACATAATGGTGTGGCCAGAGGATTCATGACCGGCATTAAGATACATCAGAAGAACATCGATAATCTCTTCGTCATCCAAAGTTTTtccatcttcatctttaaCATTAAGAAGATTGTCTAAcatatctttcttatttgataaaatgttCTGCTTCCTTTGATTTCTGCGCTCAGTCACTATGGACTGAAAGGCAGCTACAAGTGTTTTCCTCGCctgcaaaataaataataatgatcttcaaaatcttccaaaagaaagaatattgaATTTAGTAAAAAAGGGTGGTTTAATTTAGACCTTGAGTGCTCTATGATAAGCAAATCCAGGAATATTGACTGCCATTGCTCGAACCCCATAGTTAAGAGCTGTATATTCTCGTTCCAATGCATCCATTACATTCTCACTCTCAGAGCTGAGAAAGATGTACATGATGATCCTAAAGGTGAGCTTACGCAGATGAGTCAAGAACTCGAACTCTCCCATTTTGGTCCACTTGTCCAGAACAGTAATAACGTTTTCTTCAATGTACGGTATATAAGTAGAGAGGGCTTCATGGCCATTGACTGGAGCAGCAGTCAAACGCCTGAGACGCTTGTGTTCCTCGAAAGAGATACCAACGAATGACTTCCTTCCAATGAGTTCCATTGTAGATGTTGGCCAACCTGGCTTGAACGCATCATCGTCTGTCAGCACACGCCGGCAAGTGTCTGATGTTGTTACTATTATACTTGGGTTCCCGAACATGTGTGCTTTATATATACCTTTAGGTCCATACCTTCACATCATTGACAACAAAATTAAgtcccaaaatcaaaatcaaggtATAACATGGATCACTACAAGAATTTTGCGACCTAGGGACTAGAAGTGGAGCTTGAACGAAATAAAAGTGATGAAAACAAAGCCAATGCATAACATAGATCCCTCCACTACAAGAAAACTGGGAGATAGAGATTACGAGTGACTAAAGGTCTTTACCTTTTGATTAAAGTGCGAGTGAAGGAGTCAGGGTCAGAAGTCTTGAAAGCTCTGAGAAAAGACAACATGTTGCCAATGAAAGGCCAACCCAAATCACCTGGTGGCAGATAGTGCCTGTTCTCCCCAAGGCTGGACTCATAGAGCCACACATTCACCTTCCTGACCAACCAATTCAGACCAAAACATCCCAACACCATCAGAGGAAACCATACTGGGATCCAACTCGTTGTCTCCGCCATAGACTTTTCACTTAGTTAAACTTGCCAACTTTTGTTTgtccctttttttcttttctcataaATGGATATTTATATCCTCATCTTCATGTAGATACGTGTATTACATTACTCAATACCTGGAAAGTCTACAAGTAAAACTggtaaaatatcttttaatctGGAAAAAATCTTGTCCATGCAATTCCTGGTAGTAAtattatatcttatttttgtttctaaagaaCAAGAGAGAATCTTAGCGGGATagaatttatttatgaaaGAGATTTCTAACCAAAACGAGTGTTCCTATCTAATTTGTGGTGGGAAGATACAAAGGGACACACGGCTAGCTCCTAAGGATTAACCGAAATTACTTCCATTTTGGGTTCTCTATATGGCAAATGCCTCTCTGtatattcttcttcaagaaaataaGTTAATTCACCAAAACCAGTACTATCATCTCTACATGTGTCGAGCATGAGTATACTAATTCATCGATAAGATCCCGTTGATACTAAAACTAAGTAGCAAATGTAGATCCAAATGCAAAACAGTGAACACATTCGTTAaacaacagagaaacaaaacactcCAAGAAGATTAATTAGTCTAAAATTAATactaaactttttcttatcaatttctcttctttttttttgtccacattcttcttcaagttgTTTAATTTTGATCAGTTAAAGCTTAATTACAACTAAAAAATCCGTTGATTCGACCTCTCTGAACGTAATTTTCAATACGTAGATCAACAAGTGAATTTCACTAAGTTTGATCCTGGAAATTTCGATTAGGGTGTACGACTACTTCACACTCGGATTCAgacaccaacaacaacaaaaaatcaaaactttggtAGACACACATGGAGAGGAATCGATAAAGTAAAAGAGAACCAGACCTTAATTAAGATAAAGCaatgagagagaagagaccaCTTGACCCTCAGATTCTGCGAATGGCTCAATAAACTGGTTCCAGTACTCGTCGGAGTTACCATCTTCGGCATCACCAAGTTCTCTCACAAGGGTTTCGACTTTCGAGTAAGAAGCAGCTTTCGGGCCTCAGACGACCGAAACCCAAACCAATAGAACCAAAGTGTCTGTTTTGACATGTGACCAAGACCAACAAATAAAAGTCTCTAACTTTATCCTACTTTCCCAAGTTTTATACTTTTCAAAGTAATTTTAGAGACATTGTTAAGTTTTACAGTTTACTGCGCCTAATGATTTCCAGAGAGGTTATTACACAGTATCCGATTTCTGTCTATGCAATAGTTTTATGGATCCAAAAGAATCAGGGCATAGTGTTTTGTATTTGATGTAAAAATCCACAAGTTGCTTCATTTTCAAGCCACCCAAAACGAACAAAGCAGCAGGGGTGTTCACTGTAGTGTTCAGTTTCCTTATACCAAAATGGAAACGCCACAATCACAATACGCAATTGCGATTCTTGCCAGAGGTTTTCACACTTATCTCTAATCCTTCCTGCCTCTTCTATTCTATGTACCTATGAATACAAAAGTGGATATCTCTTGGAATTGTATATCTGGACGACCTTCCTCTGATCTTTGAGCTGTTTTTGGGGGCTGAGCAAAACCGTTATGTTTTTACCATTCCTCTGTTTATATGTCAAAACGTGGCACTCCAAAGAGCCTTTTCACCTTCACCGCAACGTCTATGAACCTCTTTGATGCGATCTGCGGATCTGCAGATTCCGCTGCAGCTCCAGTCGAATGATGCTACACAGATGTTTCCAGCTTGTGCTTTCCATTCGCAATCTGCAAATACCAAAACTGAATcttttaacatattttcagTATGTTTCAGGTTGAAAGATTTGATGTTATTGTCAAACTTAAATCATTTAGGTTCTTGGTAAGACTTTGTATCAGTAGAGATTTTGATAGGGACGAGTCATCTCTTTAGATAGGTTAAGGTCTCTTCATTTTTAAGCCTTTTGCTTTAAAGCAGATATTATTGTAGTTAGGTCCCCAACACCAAAGATGTTGACGTTTTTTCTGTCTAAGTAATCAAAATATGTACATTGATTTTTGAAGCATCTTAAAAGGTATCACAGCAAGCAGGAGATGAAAAGAGCTTAAGACTTACCAGGAGGAGTTCCGCAGCATAATCTTCTATCATCAATGTGTTTAACATCAATCCCGATAAACCAAGCTCCTAGCGAAACATCTTCGTTCGCATACTTGTGAAGAACATGCCTGAAACATTTAACATGTATAAGAACGAAGAGTTACATGAGTTAACAAATGAGCTATGATACAATGTaatctcatcttcatcttactgattgattgatatataaGAAGCCAAGTCCCTTGAAATGGCGTATAACTGTCCAGTAGCATGACGGAAGTATTTGTTCCCATTTTCACCAAACTTCCAGTACTCTGGCTCATGGTACCTCACCCCTCTGCTCCATAAAACAAAGATGACTTAACAAGAATACAAAATTGATATGAAGGAGGAAACTGGAAGATGCTTTACTTTTGAGAGAGGACAGGGCCAGATTTCATGCAACCAATATAGACCCGTGGTTTTTTCCGGTGTCTAACAAGAGTTTCCCCAAGAGTTGCTGCAGACATTTCAGTGAAACATTGAACCCATTAGTATTGCCAGTATAAGGTATGCAAAATGACATAAAGAAAACCAATTCAATTCGTTGATTTTAGAACTTACCTATATTGACAtgaacatcatcatctacTTTGACATAGAAATCTGCATCCCACATCGAAAATGCTGTAGAAAAGTAAGTTTTCGTCTTGCCTGACAACTCTAGGTACCCTTCAACATGGTCCTATAAAAAACAAGTGAGTAATGAGAATGAAGATAAGAGCTAGCCTTAGACTTGTTAAACAGTGAACTATATTCAGAACTATACCAGTCTCAAGAAATCTCCATGCTTCCTGTCCTCAGCTTCTATAGCTCGATCTAGAATTCCCCCGGTCGTGGCACTATAGAACAATGACACACATCATCAGTATACAGAGAACCAAAATGAAACTCACATcagaaactaaagaaaacaaaacttcacCTGTGACCAATGACAAACCGGATGATAATCCCCTTCTCCTCTTCtagtctcttccttttttcacctgaaaacaacaacatttcaaTCAGATACAACCATCAAGGAACATAGTTGATCAAAGATAAAAGTGTAATAAAAACCTTGAGGCATCCAAGTTGCTCGAATagaatctcttctctttctgctACTAAAAGCTGTATTAATCCCAACGACCATCAAAAACCGTCTCTGTTCCTGAGGTTGCTTCTTCCCCATATCATCTGATAAAGGAGCACCGTTTTGTAAAGATTCCTGAACTGACCTTGCTGCAGCTAACTCCATCTCTAAGCTTGAAATGGTCTTATCCAATGTCCTGCAGgtaacaacacaaaacaaattattaaacatCAAAACTTCTATGTTATATTTGAAATGACACagcaaaagattgaaactttacTGTAATGCAATATGTGTATTGGCTACTTCTCCAAACAAAGCCTGAGGATCTCTTTTGACTTCTTTCTGGTAAAGCTAATGGAGAAACCAATCAGATTggattatataaaacacaagtttcataaatcaaataatgaaACCAGTTAAGAAGAATCCATGTTGACTCACAGCTTTTGGATTGCAGCCTTCAGAGACCAGCTTCAATCTCTCAGCTTCGGTTACAGATGGATGAGACATGCCTTTAGATTCCGGAATATTCCACatcctgcaacaacaacaacaagaacaaaatcatGTCTTTGAAATCTCAAAGATAGTGAATTAGTAGGCAAAGCCAtcaaatttaagttttgttaattatgtcTATTAAAAGAGTAATTAAATCTGTTgattacacacacacaaaaaaacacaattagaAACTCAGGAAACAGAGTAacgagaagaagacgaaagaaagaaagaatcaatttttaaaaaatttcggTAATTTACCGATTGGTGAAGAACATTCCGACGCAGAAGCTTCCTAAGCAGAGTAATATCGTCCATTTTCTCGATACGAAGCTTCTAGAAGAATACTCTCCTTTGATCTTCGCAGACATTTTCCTCACAAgatgtaaagaaaaataaagatccTCAGAAGAACTCTCAATACAGTAGCTATCTCAAGCAGATTAGCTCTATCATCGGAGAACCAAACTCTATAAATCAGCTCGAAGAAACCCAGAAATAGACccaacaacaaagaagaacaGCTGAAATCTCCACAActttccaaatcaaaatctgagATTTCACAGATCGAAAGAAAATTGAATAAGCTCTCTGTGTTAGTCTCTTTGATTTTCgcaggaaaacaaaaaaattggagaGAGAAACGACTttacagagaagaaagacgaAATCAGAACGACTTCTTAACCGTCTCTCTAGTTCCTATTTAATAAACTGACCaatattttgagatatttaCCAAAATGTCCCTCTTATCAAATACTACTATGtattaaccttttttttttgtcatatagTATTTcaccaaatataatttaccTAGTTACCACCATCTCTTTATTTGTGACCGTTACCGATTAATAATGCTAGTAAATTAAACATAACtatgataaaaacaaaacgcATTATGtcactaaaaacaaaacaaaattcgcTTTatatttggagtttttttttacttactaTATCAccattacaaacaaaatgaagCATGGCATCACGGTTTTTGGTCTCTataatagattaaaaaaaaaaaaaaatctaggtCTCTATAATAGATTAGATAAAACTTGTTGATATAAAACAACATATCAgatgaaattaatttatcttccAGCTTGTGATATGTAAATAGcctagctatatatatatatacgttaATAGGTATGTCACATACGGTATGTCTATTGCTATGCGTAGGGATTTTGAGATATTGAAATTAGAGGCACTTTAATTGGTTGACTCTGACTTTTAGCTTATAGAGCTGGTCCTCGCCACATGGTCATAATAGGTGGTGAGTTAAATTGGTTGGTAAATAGTAATTGAAAATTCAATCgttgaaatataaataaggGTATACATTCATTTTCACGTGCACTTTACGAACCAACACCGTTAGTTTTATGATCTTTCATGTATAGTGTAACCCATCAATAATGCTTCATCACATTCGTTTAGATTTAGTTTAACGCAactattttatgttttgatggCCATCGTTTATGGCTTCACGTCCATTTTTCGACCCATTGACTCCACTTTTGTATGTCTATCGTGTTAttccaacaaaagaaatcGATTATTTATGCAAAACTAtcactttatttttgttttgtgtttttgtctTTAGTCACAACTAGGATGTTTTACGTCAAACACGTTTAAATTTCAAATGAtcacttaaaaaataaataaatgcatTTTAATTCATTAGACATTCTGCGACTGTACATACTAACGATCATGTGATGCTTTCTGTTTTGCATCACAAGGCTCACTGCAAAATCAGTATCCCAAAATATAATGACTATAGTGGGTCTCACCTCACGAGCTTCTTCCACGTGTCATCATTAACGTTTTACAATCCATTGATGTATGTTTGAGAGTTTTGTGTAACTTCTGTCCATAATGATGCCACATGCATGACTTTGGCCATCGATTTGTTCTTGAGTTTTAATAATCCCCctttgacatatatataatatgttctGTCCCTAGGTTTAGTTTTGGGGGTTTCTGCATCTTAATTTTAATggatagttttattttttccgaCAATACTGGTCATTgttaatttatttggtttaaaaaaaaaaaaaaagtgtaaagATGCTCTCTGTGTTTAACCAATTTACGTTAGATTATATAAAAGTCAGTTTATCGGTTGATGCCActacaaattttcaattccCTATGTCGTAGAATTATTATGaaaatca
This sequence is a window from Arabidopsis thaliana chromosome 1 sequence. Protein-coding genes within it:
- a CDS encoding Calcium-binding tetratricopeptide family protein (Calcium-binding tetratricopeptide family protein; FUNCTIONS IN: binding, zinc ion binding, calcium ion binding; INVOLVED IN: biological_process unknown; LOCATED IN: plasma membrane; EXPRESSED IN: 24 plant structures; EXPRESSED DURING: 13 growth stages; CONTAINS InterPro DOMAIN/s: Tetratricopeptide TPR-1 (InterPro:IPR001440), Tetratricopeptide-like helical (InterPro:IPR011990), EF-HAND 2 (InterPro:IPR018249), Zinc finger, ZZ-type (InterPro:IPR000433), Tetratricopeptide repeat-containing (InterPro:IPR013026), Tetratricopeptide repeat (InterPro:IPR019734); BEST Arabidopsis thaliana protein match is: Calcium-binding tetratricopeptide family protein (TAIR:AT2G32450.1); Has 35451 Blast hits to 16647 proteins in 1701 species: Archae - 1586; Bacteria - 18304; Metazoa - 4207; Fungi - 680; Plants - 951; Viruses - 0; Other Eukaryotes - 9723 (source: NCBI BLink).) yields the protein MATRGSRSEKVKRIFQQFDGNHDGGLNREEMAALVVAVNPRVKFSDEQINAILDEVFRTYAEFIDPNKGLTYDGLLRTYDDGAGDVDRDFDALGLELNADETTIKGSEAASSSSITDERAVEAQKKQRTAAWAVSPNHGIVFDETWKLVDDLEILVKRLKSKQEKDGKLKADNNNNNVDAFSDAGWSRELGPSSEISEKRIYWEESSHDYGVFVKELGVLRSKADGARSREEAFDGHMAIGRVLYEHQLFKEALVSFKRACELQPTDVRPHFKAGNCLYVLGKCKESKDEFLLALEAAESGGNQWAYLLPQIYVNLGIALEGEGMVLSACEYYREAAILCPTHFRALKLLGSALFGVGEYRAAVKALEEAIYLKPDYADAHCDLASSLHSMGEDERAIEVFQRAIDLKPGHVDALYNLGGLYMDLGRFQRASEMYTRVLTVWPNHWRAQLNKAVSLLGAGETEEAKRALKEALKLTNRVELHDAISHLKHLQKKKGKNNGNGNGGEGPFIVVEPSKFKTVGEKTTLRPDLATALQIRAFQRVTRLGKCDVEAVRKEMRDNDVPVSYSGSGGPTKSIRKPNLEEILRRLLSSLKPDTFQGAIKAINEKILALLDDSGSGRVDMGMFYAVIAPLCGGHSDKRKRVAFDALLWRPVNEGSSQITKTDAVKYIKLLRAIYIPSHGMSEMLEVHGEEEAESSVTVTFNQFLAMFDDPDWGFGIMSTILKLEANDRNRHGNQVCSVCRYPVIGSRFKEVKARFSLCNQCYGEGKVPPSFKQEEYKFREYESEAEAMKAKCVCFSMQSHKKAIAT
- the CYP88A3 gene encoding cytochrome P450, family 88, subfamily A, polypeptide 3, translating into MAETTSWIPVWFPLMVLGCFGLNWLVRKVNVWLYESSLGENRHYLPPGDLGWPFIGNMLSFLRAFKTSDPDSFTRTLIKRYGPKGIYKAHMFGNPSIIVTTSDTCRRVLTDDDAFKPGWPTSTMELIGRKSFVGISFEEHKRLRRLTAAPVNGHEALSTYIPYIEENVITVLDKWTKMGEFEFLTHLRKLTFRIIMYIFLSSESENVMDALEREYTALNYGVRAMAVNIPGFAYHRALKARKTLVAAFQSIVTERRNQRKQNILSNKKDMLDNLLNVKDEDGKTLDDEEIIDVLLMYLNAGHESSGHTIMWATVFLQEHPEVLQRAKAEQEMILKSRPEGQKGLSLKETRKMEFLSQVVDETLRVITFSLTAFREAKTDVEMNGYLIPKGWKVLTWFRDVHIDPEVFPDPRKFDPARWDNGFVPKAGAFLPFGAGSHLCPGNDLAKLEISIFLHHFLLKYQVKRSNPECPVMYLPHTRPTDNCLARISYQ
- a CDS encoding Galactosyltransferase family protein (Galactosyltransferase family protein; FUNCTIONS IN: transferase activity, transferring hexosyl groups, transferase activity, transferring glycosyl groups; INVOLVED IN: protein amino acid glycosylation; LOCATED IN: endomembrane system, membrane; EXPRESSED IN: 14 plant structures; EXPRESSED DURING: 4 anthesis, C globular stage, 4 leaf senescence stage, petal differentiation and expansion stage, E expanded cotyledon stage; CONTAINS InterPro DOMAIN/s: Glycosyl transferase, family 31 (InterPro:IPR002659); BEST Arabidopsis thaliana protein match is: Galactosyltransferase family protein (TAIR:AT2G32430.1); Has 1305 Blast hits to 1290 proteins in 95 species: Archae - 0; Bacteria - 0; Metazoa - 665; Fungi - 0; Plants - 601; Viruses - 0; Other Eukaryotes - 39 (source: NCBI BLink).), with the protein product MSAKIKGEYSSRSFVSRKWTILLCLGSFCVGMFFTNRMWNIPESKGMSHPSVTEAERLKLVSEGCNPKALYQKEVKRDPQALFGEVANTHIALQTLDKTISSLEMELAAARSVQESLQNGAPLSDDMGKKQPQEQRRFLMVVGINTAFSSRKRRDSIRATWMPQGEKRKRLEEEKGIIIRFVIGHSATTGGILDRAIEAEDRKHGDFLRLDHVEGYLELSGKTKTYFSTAFSMWDADFYVKVDDDVHVNIATLGETLVRHRKKPRVYIGCMKSGPVLSQKGVRYHEPEYWKFGENGNKYFRHATGQLYAISRDLASYISINQHVLHKYANEDVSLGAWFIGIDVKHIDDRRLCCGTPPDCEWKAQAGNICVASFDWSCSGICRSADRIKEVHRRCGEGEKALWSATF